GGAACCAGGGAATAAAGGCGATGCCGTTTTGTTCGCAGTATTTCAGTACGTCGTTCCAGGTCTGATCCCCGAAATTATACTTGTTCTGCACCGATACGACATCGAAATACTTCCGGGCTTCCTCAATCTGATCAATACCTACTTCCGACAGGCCAATGTGCCGGATTTTGCCCTGTTGCTGGGCTTCCTGTAGAAAACCGAGGTATTCGTCGGACGAAACTTTCGTATCGAAACGATGAAGTTGGTAAAGGTCGATTCGGCCCAGTTTTAAGCGTTTCAAACTGCCATTTAACGCTTCTTCCAGGTGTTTGCGACTGCCATCAACGGGCCATTGATTGGGGCCGGTTCGGAGTAAGCCACCTTTTGTGCCAATAACCAGTCCATCTGGATAGGGATAAAGGGCCTCGGCGATCAGTTCCTCCGATACATAGGGGCCGTAGCTATCGGCCGTATCAATGAAATTGATACCCAGTTCCAGGGTGCGTTTTAATACGCGGATGGCTTCGTCATGGTCTTTGGGAGGCCCCCAGATACCATCGCCCGTAATACGCATGGCGCCATAAGCCATTCGGTTGACGGTCAGATCGCCCCCAATTGTAATTGTTCCGGCCTGTGCGGCCAGCTTTGATTCGTCAGATTCAGTTGATTGCATAGGTTTTATTAATCATTCAGGGTATATACTCCATAGGTGGAGGTTCCCCTGATAAACTATCTAAAACCGTTTTTGTATCCGCAACCCGGTAAAGTTTTTGTTTCCTTACCGTTTCTCGATTCCCTCCAGTACCCGTCGAATTACGTTGGCTCGCTGCATGAATTCGAGGGAATTCGTAATATCCTGCTCGTCGATAATCTGTTTGAACTTTTGTAGAAACTCGATGTAGGCCGCCAGGGCGTCGGAAACGTTGACGCGATTCTGGTCGAAGATGGGCGCCCACATTTGCGGAGAGCTTTTCGCCAGCCGTACCGTTGAACTGAAACCGGTACTGGCCATGTCGAAAATTGCTTTTTCGTCTTTCTCTTTTTCCAGCACCGTGAGGCCCAGGGCAAAGGCGCTGATGTGGCTCAGGTGCGAAACATAGGCCAGATGCAGGTCGTGTTCCTGGGGCGTCATGTAAAATAGTTTCATACCGATGTCGCGGAATAGGCTTTCGACCAGGTTCAGACTGTCGGGGTTACTTTTTTCGCGGTCGCAGATGATGAGGTTTTTACCCGGCAATAGTTCGCGGAAAGCTGCGCCGGGCCCCGAGTTCTCCGTACCGGCCATTGGGTGAGCTGCGACAAACTGGGCACGTTTCGGATGGGCATCGGCAATGGCACAAATGGTTTCTTTAGTTGAGCCTAAATCAACGACGGTAGCCCCAGTCGGTAGCTGATCGAGTACGGTTGGTAATAAGTCGATGATGGTGTTGACGGGCGTAGCCATGACGACCAGTGTACTTTGAGCGATAGCCTCCGACAAAGGCAGTACGTCGTCGACAATCCCTTTGGCCAACGCCAGTTGCCCGTTCACCGACGACGTATCGACGCCGATAAAACGCATTTTGGGGTATTTTTCACGAACTGCCAGCGCGAAAGAGCCTCCTAACAAACCAATGCCTACAATAGAAACTGTCATCTGAACCGGGATTTAACAGATTTTGGGATGAAGCGGAAATCAGGGTTCAAAACTCGCTTGAACTCTAAGCTGGAAGCGCCAATATTGATTAGGGGTCCAATTTCTAAATTGTACGCTTCCAGATAATTAATGGCTTGAGCCAGATGTACTTCTTCCAGTTTAATAATCGCTTTTAACTCAACTAACAGCTTGTCTTCAGCAAGAAAATCGGCTCGTCTTGTACCAACCAATACACCCTTGTAATAAATTGGCATATCGACCTCCCGGGCAAAGCTTATGTTAAAAATGCCAAGCTCATGACCTAATGCCCTTTGGTATATTACTTCCTGAAAGCTATTACCTAATACTCGATGAACTGCCATCGAACAGCCGATAATACGGTGCGTTAACTCCCCATATTTGTAATCCTGATGCATCAATTCAATGGATATACAATCGTAAAAAAATCTGTTCCATTACAAGATTCATTGAGGAGTAAAAAGAGGGAAGTAGTAAAGCAAAATCCGTTTTTATCCTAAAATCCGTTCAATCCCGGTTCTGATTCGTTCCTTGGGCATGCATAAGGATACACGCACGTAGCGGTTCCCTTTCGGGCCAAAGATGAAGCCGGGGGCTATGAAAATATGCTTGTTGAGCAACAGATCGTCAACAAAGGCTTCAGCCGATTCTACATGATCGGGAAGTTTGGCCCAGATGAATAAGCCTTCCTGATCGGTCGTGTACGTACAGCCCAGTGCATCCAGAAACGCGTGAACCGCATCGAGCCGACCCTGATAAACCGCATTACGTTCCTCATGCCAGGCTTCAGAATTAGTCAATGCTTCGGCGGCTGCATCCATCAGCGGTTTGAACTGCCCCGAATCGACGTTGCTCTTGATGGTCAATACGGCGTCCACATACGGTTTGCTGCTCGCCAGCCAGCCAATGCGCCACCCTGCCATATTATGCGATTTACTGAGAGAGTTTAACTCAATGCCCACCTCTTTTGCGCCATCGACTGCCAGCAGACTGATTGGTTTCTTCTTGTTGAGGATCAGGCTATACGGGTTGTCGTGGCAGATAAGTATCTGATGGTCATGCGCAAACCGGACTGCTTTTTCAAATAGCGCATAGGTTGCTGGAGCGCCCGTAGGCATGTGCGGATAATTGAGCCAAAGAATCTTTGTTGGGGAACCTTCAGGCGATGCGTTTACCCGATCGGTCATCGCTTCCCAGTCGGGTTGCCAGCCGCCCTGTTCAAGAAGGGGGTATTCGCTCACCTGCGCCCCAACCATCTGGCTAACGGCCCGATACGCCGGGTAGCCCAGTTCGGGCACCAATACACCATCGTTCTCATTCAAAAACGTTAACGAAATATGCGTAATGCCTTCTTTAGAGCCAATGAGCGGTAGTATTTCCGTTTCGGAATTTAAATCAACGCCATACGTAGTCTTATAGAAACTGGCAATGCCCTGGCGAAGGCCAACGGTTCCTTTGTAGGGTTGATACCCATGAGCTGTTGGCTGCTGGGCCGACTGAATCAGCGCACCGATGGTATTGGCAGAAGGCATCAGATCGGGGTTGCCAATGCCCAGATTGATAATGTCGTGACCGGCGGCCTGAAGACGGCGAACTTCGGCCAGCTTAACGGAAAAATAATATTCCTGCGTCTGATCGGCGCGGTGAGCAAGAGGGATAATCACTTCTAACCAGGATTTAACAGATTTTAGGATTTAACAGATTTCGTTAAAATCTATCTATCCATTCATTTAAAACTGCAAAGATACTTGCTTAAAGAATGTGCTAGCTTATTAGATCAATAAGAAACAAAATCATATAAATCACTAAATCAGCTTAATCCCGCTTCTAAAAGGTATTTCAGCAACGGGGCCAGGTGCAACGATTGCATCATTTCGCCCGCGTTGATAATTTCCTTCGCCCGTTCCCGCGATATGATATGGACAGTGATTTCTTCCGTTTTTTCCAGATGTTGTGCCTGCTTCAACTCGACGCCCGTAGCCAGGAATGAGTATGTCAGGTTCGCATGCGTGCCGGGGTTGGCCGATAAGGTCATCAGGTGCTGCCAGGTACCACCACCAAAACCAGTTTCTTCCAGTAGTTCACGCTGGGCGGCTACCAGTGGCTCTTCGCCGGGATCAATTACGCCCGCACAAAGCTCATAGTGAACCTCGCCAATACCGTGTCGATACTGCCGAATCAGAACCAGTTGCCCTTCGGTTGTAACGGCAACCACGTTGATCCAGTCGGGATATTCGAAAATAAAATAGTTGGGAATGGAACCGCCATTCTCCATTCGAATAGCGTCTTTGCGCACCGTAAACCACGGCAATTGATGGATATATTCGGAGCTTTCGACCTGCCAGGGCCGAGGATCGTTCTCTGGTTTCATAGGGGCAAAGGTAGGCTTTTTCGGCAGAGCCATATTAACTGACCGCTTTGATTCGTTGTAAAGTGGACTTTAGCTTTGGCCAGTCATCTGTACAATCCGCGACCTGATGAAACAATACAGTCTTTTTTTAGTAGCTACTTTTTGCCTGTTCCTGTCGTCATGCCATCGGCCCGTTGCCTATTTTCAACGCACACCTCATCCCGAAGCCACCCGATTATTAGTGGAAAAACGACCTGTTCCAATTGCTGATATTGTCCCGGAAGTGGATTCTGTTGTCGAGCAACCGACAACCGATGCGCCTGCTTTTGTATCGGAGCCTGTGGCGAGTCTGAAAAATGAAGTAGATAGTCGGCTGCGGATCGAACAGCGAATGCAGCGGGTAGAGCGTGTGTTGGCTACAGAAAAAGAAACAACGACCCAGCAGCCTGACCCTCGGCCTAAGCCTAAGAATCAACTTCGATTGGGCAACCGGATTCGACAAAGCCTGGGCATACCGCTTCGGAAAGAGCTTAACTGGTGGCAACGGATTAGCTGGAAACTGAAAGCATCTGTAATCGTTATTTTGGTAGCCGTTGTGTTTGCTATTCTGGGTATTACCACACTCGCGATTATTTTCGGCCTGTTAGGAGCCTTCCTGATGATCAGCGGTTTGAAACGCTCTTTTAAAGTGAAGCGACCGTGGTTTTAAGTTTTCGACAGGATTTACAGGATGTTTTTACTGGCTGTTAATTCTGTAAATCCTGTCGAAAAAAGAATTTAGGGTAATTTCTGCACGGCGTCGTAGATTAGATTAAGGTAGCCTTCCCGGTCAATATCATACACGAATTCGACGTTGGGTGTCTTTTTCAGAACATTGAAAAAGTCGACAACAGTGGTTCCCGTAGTCAGTTTTCCGGCTGTTTCGACATCCACAAAACACGATTTTGACTCAAACAGCGATGGCGCGATTAGCCAGGCAATGGCGCAGGGATCGTGCAAGGCTGCTCCTCCGTTGAGTTCGGGACGCTCCTGCCGATA
This window of the Spirosoma aerolatum genome carries:
- a CDS encoding aldo/keto reductase translates to MQSTESDESKLAAQAGTITIGGDLTVNRMAYGAMRITGDGIWGPPKDHDEAIRVLKRTLELGINFIDTADSYGPYVSEELIAEALYPYPDGLVIGTKGGLLRTGPNQWPVDGSRKHLEEALNGSLKRLKLGRIDLYQLHRFDTKVSSDEYLGFLQEAQQQGKIRHIGLSEVGIDQIEEARKYFDVVSVQNKYNFGDQTWNDVLKYCEQNGIAFIPWFPLNAGNVSAQQAIQKVAARHQVDGKPATDYQVALAWLLAASPVMLPIAGTSSAKHLEENVKAVTIKLTDEDLKDMPLPA
- a CDS encoding prephenate dehydrogenase, producing MTVSIVGIGLLGGSFALAVREKYPKMRFIGVDTSSVNGQLALAKGIVDDVLPLSEAIAQSTLVVMATPVNTIIDLLPTVLDQLPTGATVVDLGSTKETICAIADAHPKRAQFVAAHPMAGTENSGPGAAFRELLPGKNLIICDREKSNPDSLNLVESLFRDIGMKLFYMTPQEHDLHLAYVSHLSHISAFALGLTVLEKEKDEKAIFDMASTGFSSTVRLAKSSPQMWAPIFDQNRVNVSDALAAYIEFLQKFKQIIDEQDITNSLEFMQRANVIRRVLEGIEKR
- a CDS encoding GxxExxY protein: MHQDYKYGELTHRIIGCSMAVHRVLGNSFQEVIYQRALGHELGIFNISFAREVDMPIYYKGVLVGTRRADFLAEDKLLVELKAIIKLEEVHLAQAINYLEAYNLEIGPLINIGASSLEFKRVLNPDFRFIPKSVKSRFR
- a CDS encoding pyridoxal phosphate-dependent aminotransferase, coding for MIIPLAHRADQTQEYYFSVKLAEVRRLQAAGHDIINLGIGNPDLMPSANTIGALIQSAQQPTAHGYQPYKGTVGLRQGIASFYKTTYGVDLNSETEILPLIGSKEGITHISLTFLNENDGVLVPELGYPAYRAVSQMVGAQVSEYPLLEQGGWQPDWEAMTDRVNASPEGSPTKILWLNYPHMPTGAPATYALFEKAVRFAHDHQILICHDNPYSLILNKKKPISLLAVDGAKEVGIELNSLSKSHNMAGWRIGWLASSKPYVDAVLTIKSNVDSGQFKPLMDAAAEALTNSEAWHEERNAVYQGRLDAVHAFLDALGCTYTTDQEGLFIWAKLPDHVESAEAFVDDLLLNKHIFIAPGFIFGPKGNRYVRVSLCMPKERIRTGIERILG
- a CDS encoding NUDIX hydrolase → MKPENDPRPWQVESSEYIHQLPWFTVRKDAIRMENGGSIPNYFIFEYPDWINVVAVTTEGQLVLIRQYRHGIGEVHYELCAGVIDPGEEPLVAAQRELLEETGFGGGTWQHLMTLSANPGTHANLTYSFLATGVELKQAQHLEKTEEITVHIISRERAKEIINAGEMMQSLHLAPLLKYLLEAGLS